One genomic region from Planctomycetaceae bacterium encodes:
- a CDS encoding CobW family GTP-binding protein — protein MSPVQTHLITGFLGAGKTSAIISLLESRPANERWAVLVNEYGMVSLDHILLNDRNWNSMDPGESSSDADEGLTIDEMAGGCFCCTLSDSLPQTLIRLIRRSQPHRLIIEPTGSGHPASVIDLLRSGRMATLVDLRSTICLIDPRDYENPRITNSEVFRDQIQMADIAVINFTDKCAPDQIRRCRDFIAAQDPPKLVISETSMGKLDPAWLDVDGTVIRDPYFQNAHNRSPISPQIKQHSHRREPESIDDSNDFASRKITEAKPGLGTPLHFQNSGLGQNGAGWIFHPGEIFLREAICEVLEGLQPLLRLKAILHLDDDWWAIQRRANDFSMTRSAYRRDSRIEVICESDAIDFQKLDQDLRNCIVK, from the coding sequence ATGTCCCCTGTCCAGACTCATCTTATTACTGGTTTCCTGGGAGCTGGTAAGACCAGCGCGATTATTTCACTGCTGGAATCGCGACCTGCAAACGAACGCTGGGCGGTCCTGGTGAACGAATATGGCATGGTTTCACTGGATCACATTCTGCTGAACGATCGCAACTGGAATTCAATGGATCCGGGCGAATCCTCCTCGGACGCCGACGAGGGTCTGACAATCGACGAGATGGCTGGCGGCTGTTTTTGCTGTACACTCAGCGATTCGCTGCCTCAAACGCTCATCCGTTTGATCCGTCGTTCTCAGCCCCACCGGCTGATTATCGAGCCAACCGGATCGGGACATCCGGCCTCAGTCATTGACTTACTGCGTTCCGGTCGCATGGCGACACTGGTTGACCTGCGTTCGACCATTTGCCTGATTGATCCCCGCGATTACGAAAACCCGAGGATTACAAATTCCGAAGTCTTCCGTGATCAAATCCAAATGGCAGATATCGCCGTGATCAACTTCACCGATAAGTGCGCCCCGGACCAGATCCGCCGCTGCCGCGACTTCATCGCGGCTCAGGATCCGCCAAAACTCGTCATTTCTGAAACATCAATGGGGAAACTGGACCCTGCCTGGCTGGATGTCGACGGGACGGTCATTCGAGATCCTTATTTCCAGAACGCCCACAATCGGTCACCAATTTCTCCTCAAATCAAACAACACTCCCACCGCCGGGAACCTGAATCCATTGACGATTCCAATGATTTCGCTTCACGCAAAATCACCGAAGCGAAGCCCGGGCTCGGTACCCCGCTCCATTTCCAAAACAGTGGACTCGGGCAGAATGGCGCAGGATGGATCTTTCACCCGGGGGAAATCTTCCTGCGGGAGGCAATCTGCGAAGTGCTGGAAGGCTTGCAGCCGCTGCTGCGATTGAAGGCGATTTTGCATCTCGACGATGACTGGTGGGCGATTCAGCGCCGAGCGAACGATTTTTCGATGACCCGATCGGCCTATCGTCGGGACAGCCGCATTGAAGTCATTTGCGAATCAGATGCGATTGACTTCCAGAAACTTGACCAGGATCTGCGAAACTGCATTGTGAAGTAA
- a CDS encoding O-acetylhomoserine aminocarboxypropyltransferase/cysteine synthase family protein, with protein sequence MKFETACLHAGHTPDPTTNSRAVPVYRTSSYVFNNTEHAANLFALKELGNIYTRLMNPTQDVLEQRVAQLEGGVGALALASGTSAIFYSLINIMQAGDEFVSANNLYGGSFTQFNDILPQFGIKARFVDPSNPDNFRAAINEKTKAVFCESVSNPGLEVSDLEAIARIAHEHGLPLIVDSTFSTPALQRPIEYGADIVVHSLTKWMSGHGTGIGGIVVDSGCFNWKSDKFPLMNEPDSSYHGIRWAHDLGDLSPLAYILRMRVIPLRNLGACISPDNAWMFLQGIETLPLRMERHCQNSLAVAQYLQDHSSVEWVRYPGLPGDSNHEKAKTYLGGHGGSMVVFGIRGGAAAGSRFIESLNLFSHLANVGDAKSLAIHPATTTHSQMTEDQQKSGGIPPEMIRLSIGLEHIDDIKADLDHALRAATA encoded by the coding sequence ATGAAGTTTGAAACCGCCTGTTTACATGCAGGACACACTCCTGATCCCACAACAAATTCCCGCGCCGTACCGGTCTATCGCACCAGCTCTTATGTGTTCAACAATACAGAGCACGCGGCTAATCTGTTCGCGTTGAAGGAACTGGGGAATATTTATACGCGACTCATGAATCCAACGCAGGATGTTCTTGAGCAGCGGGTGGCTCAACTGGAAGGCGGCGTTGGCGCTTTGGCCCTGGCATCCGGCACCAGCGCTATCTTTTACAGTCTGATCAACATCATGCAGGCCGGTGATGAATTTGTATCGGCAAATAACCTGTATGGCGGTTCCTTCACGCAGTTCAACGATATCCTGCCGCAATTTGGCATCAAAGCTCGCTTCGTTGATCCATCGAACCCGGACAATTTCCGCGCGGCGATTAATGAAAAAACCAAGGCTGTGTTTTGCGAATCCGTCAGCAATCCTGGCCTGGAGGTAAGCGACCTGGAGGCCATCGCCCGAATTGCCCATGAACATGGACTTCCTCTGATTGTCGATTCCACATTCAGCACACCAGCGTTGCAGCGACCAATCGAATATGGGGCGGATATTGTCGTTCATTCGCTGACGAAGTGGATGAGCGGCCATGGTACAGGCATTGGAGGCATCGTTGTCGACAGCGGCTGCTTTAACTGGAAGTCAGACAAGTTTCCGTTGATGAATGAACCAGACAGCAGCTACCACGGCATCCGCTGGGCTCATGATCTGGGTGATTTGTCACCCCTTGCATACATCCTTCGAATGCGGGTCATTCCATTGAGAAATCTGGGGGCATGTATCAGCCCGGACAACGCGTGGATGTTTCTTCAGGGGATTGAAACGCTTCCACTTCGCATGGAACGGCATTGTCAGAATTCCCTCGCGGTCGCTCAGTATCTGCAGGACCATTCATCGGTCGAATGGGTCCGGTACCCGGGACTTCCAGGCGACAGCAATCATGAAAAGGCAAAAACCTACCTTGGCGGGCATGGCGGCTCGATGGTTGTCTTCGGCATCAGGGGCGGTGCGGCAGCGGGTAGCAGATTCATCGAATCCCTGAATCTGTTTTCACATTTGGCGAACGTTGGGGATGCGAAGAGCCTTGCGATCCACCCTGCGACGACAACACATTCGCAAATGACCGAGGATCAGCAAAAGTCAGGTGGTATTCCGCCGGAAATGATTCGACTGAGCATTGGCCTGGAACACATTGATGATATCAAGGCCGACCTTGACCATGCCCTCAGGGCAGCCACTGCGTAA